In a genomic window of Chrysemys picta bellii isolate R12L10 chromosome 1, ASM1138683v2, whole genome shotgun sequence:
- the LOC101938338 gene encoding acetylserotonin O-methyltransferase-like isoform X2, which yields MCVRQSLLGLPYLVPPKGGHFKGAPAPPPASPQPRPLPKVSAPSPASREHLSRGKPEAAFYRNTELSNLYLTKSSPKSQYHCLMYYSKTIYFCWHYLTDAVRDGKNQYDRPFGISSEDLYGALYRSEEEMIKFMYFLNDFWKMYGRDVIGAFDLSPFTVIYDLGGCAGGLAQECISLYPNSTVTIYDLPKVVQVAKERFVPPEERRITFHEGDFFKDPIPEADLYILARILHDWADDKCMHLLTKIHKACKPGGGVLLVETLLNEDKTGSVDAQLFNLIMLVQTEGRVRTPAEYSKLFTAAGFREIQVKKTGKLYDAILGRK from the exons atgtgtgtaagacagagtcttttagggttaccatatttagtgcctccaaaaggaggacactttaaaggggccccagccccgcccccagcctcgccccaaccccgccccctccccaaagtctccgccccctcccctgcttcccgcgaacatttgagtcgcgggaagcctgaagcag CCTTTTACAGGAACACAGAGCTTTCCAACCTCTACCTTACAAAATCAAGTCCCAAGTCTCAGTATCATTGTTTGATGTACTACTCCAAAACCATCTATTTTTGCTGGCACTACCTGACAGATGCTGTGAG ggATGGGAAAAACCAGTATGATCGACCATTTGGTATTTCCTCAGAAGACCTCTATGGGGCTCTCTACAG ATCAGAAGAAGAGATGATCAAATTTATGTATTTCTTGAATGATTTTTGGAAGATGTATGGCAGAGATGTGATTGGTGCATTTGACCTTTCACCTTTCACCGTCATTTATGATCTGGGAG GATGTGCAGGTGGTTTGGCCCAGGAATGTATTTCTTTGTACCCAAATTCTACCGTCACAATTTATGACCTACCTAAAGTAGTGCAAGTGGCAAAGGAGCGTTTTGTACCCCCAGAAGAACGTCGGATCACTTTCCATGAAG gagatttttttaaagatccaATACCAGAAGCTGACCTGTACATTTTGGCGAGGATCCTGCATGACTGGGCAGATGACAAGTGTATGCATCTACTAACAAAAATCCACAAGGCTTGCAAGCCTG GCGGCGGCGTGCTGTTGGTTGAAACACTTTTGAATGAAGACAAAACTGGGTCTGTAGATGCCCAGCTCTTCAATCTGATAATGTTGGTTCAAACTGAAGGAAGAGTACGAACGCCAGCCGAGTACAGCAAGCTCTTCACTGCAGCTGGTTTCAGAGAGATTCAGGTCAAGAAAACAGGAAAGCTCTATGATGCCATTTTAGGAAGAAAATAA